Proteins encoded in a region of the Saccharothrix ecbatanensis genome:
- a CDS encoding MerR family transcriptional regulator — protein sequence MTYSIAQAAEHSGLSIDTLRYYERIGLVDPPARDSGGRRNYSDDDLGWLVFLTRLRTTGMPIRMMREYAQLRHRGAATAGRRKQILFEHRASVRDRIAELQSCLEVLEFKITHYEQIEHTMIEGITA from the coding sequence GTGACTTACTCGATCGCCCAAGCGGCCGAGCACAGCGGGTTGTCGATCGACACGCTGCGCTACTACGAACGGATCGGCCTGGTCGACCCGCCCGCTCGGGATTCCGGCGGGCGGCGCAACTACAGCGACGACGACCTCGGCTGGCTCGTCTTCCTGACCCGTCTCCGCACCACCGGCATGCCCATTCGCATGATGCGCGAGTACGCGCAGCTCCGGCACCGAGGCGCGGCCACGGCCGGCCGTCGCAAACAGATCCTGTTCGAGCACCGCGCCTCCGTCCGCGACCGCATCGCGGAGTTGCAGTCGTGCCTTGAAGTGCTCGAATTCAAGATCACGCACTACGAGCAGATCGAGCACACCATGATCGAGGGGATCACCGCGTGA
- a CDS encoding type II toxin-antitoxin system death-on-curing family toxin has protein sequence MVNYLDAGDLLVLATAVTGGDLVVRDLGLLDSAAHRPRATVLGVEAYDTLWLKASALLDSIVRTRPLAEGNWRLGWVAAVTLCDINGWWIDAAEDDALDLVRALGREQIDVSGMAAHLEAWSMPKDD, from the coding sequence GTGGTCAACTACCTCGACGCCGGCGACTTGCTCGTGCTGGCGACCGCCGTCACGGGCGGGGATCTGGTCGTGCGCGACTTAGGTCTCCTCGATTCCGCAGCCCACCGCCCCCGGGCGACCGTGCTGGGGGTCGAGGCTTACGACACGCTCTGGCTGAAAGCTTCCGCGCTGCTCGACTCCATCGTCCGCACCCGCCCGTTGGCCGAGGGCAACTGGCGGCTGGGCTGGGTGGCGGCCGTGACGTTGTGCGACATCAACGGCTGGTGGATCGACGCGGCGGAAGACGACGCCCTCGACCTGGTGCGAGCGCTGGGCCGGGAGCAGATAGACGTCTCCGGCATGGCCGCGCACCTTGAGGCCTGGAGCATGCCCAAGGACGACTGA
- a CDS encoding type II toxin-antitoxin system VapB family antitoxin: MAMTLRLSEEENRRLDELAAAEGRSKQEVVRLALAERWARLQKEEQLSEVLGRVLPKYRGLLDRLGSA, translated from the coding sequence ATGGCGATGACTCTGCGTCTGAGCGAAGAGGAGAACCGGCGGCTCGACGAACTCGCCGCGGCCGAGGGACGTTCGAAGCAGGAGGTCGTGCGCTTGGCGTTGGCCGAGCGGTGGGCCAGGTTGCAGAAGGAGGAGCAGCTGTCCGAGGTCCTCGGGCGCGTGCTCCCCAAGTACCGGGGCCTGCTCGACCGCCTGGGCTCCGCCTGA
- a CDS encoding TetR/AcrR family transcriptional regulator, which produces MPRPKTHDDALRARLLDRAGELLSAEGPGALSLRRLAADVNTSTTAVYSLFGGKPALLNSVYEEAFRRFGERLTAVPQTDDPVEDVVQLGLAYRESALADPQFYLVMFSKVPDFQPSEDTEEAAVQTFQPVVRDVGRAVESGMFAREPHELIAVAMWGMVHGLVSLELNGNLPPDVEIAPVYERALRAFADGWRRR; this is translated from the coding sequence GTGCCACGACCCAAGACCCACGACGACGCGCTCCGCGCCCGACTGCTGGACCGCGCAGGAGAGTTGCTGTCCGCCGAAGGGCCAGGCGCTCTGAGCTTGCGCAGGCTCGCGGCGGATGTCAACACGTCCACGACCGCCGTCTACTCGCTGTTCGGCGGCAAGCCCGCACTGCTGAACTCCGTGTACGAAGAGGCATTCCGCCGATTCGGTGAACGCCTCACCGCCGTGCCGCAGACCGACGACCCGGTGGAGGACGTCGTCCAGTTGGGGTTGGCGTACCGGGAGAGCGCCCTCGCCGATCCCCAGTTCTACCTGGTGATGTTCAGCAAGGTGCCGGACTTCCAGCCTTCGGAGGACACCGAGGAGGCCGCCGTGCAGACGTTCCAGCCGGTGGTGCGGGACGTCGGGCGCGCGGTCGAGTCCGGGATGTTCGCGCGGGAGCCGCACGAGCTGATCGCGGTGGCGATGTGGGGCATGGTGCACGGGCTGGTGAGCCTGGAGCTGAACGGGAACCTGCCGCCGGACGTCGAGATCGCCCCGGTCTACGAGCGCGCGCTGCGTGCGTTCGCGGACGGTTGGCGCCGGCGCTGA
- a CDS encoding glycoside hydrolase family 18 protein, with the protein MSSRRRVLPALLATVMAAGMTVSLAPQAVAEDRHGGGHDKARTVGYYTQWSGYGRNFLVKDLVANGTAPRLTHLNYAFGFLDESGKCVSADTWADYQRPFTAEQSVDGTADVAGQPLSGNLNQLKQLKVKHPKLRINISLGGWTGSKYFSNAALTPESRASHVASCLDMWLKGNFPDAAPGAAAGVFDGIDLDWEWPSSEAAPGNVVRPEDKQNFTALLVEYRKQLGKLTRQTGKRYDLTAFLPADPRQVDRGFEVAKVFELLTFGTIQGYDFHGAWDPLTNQQSSLRTPSADPTAPQFSSQVAIDHYLKSGAPKSKVVMGVPFYSRGWTGVRNENNGLFQPATGPAPATYEAGYEDYRILKAQLPNFTVHRDTKAGHAWLFDGTTFWTWDDPVEMKRKGRYVAERRLGGAMIWSLDGDTADGELIKALTSGLSR; encoded by the coding sequence ATGTCGAGTCGAAGAAGGGTGCTTCCCGCCCTCCTGGCCACCGTGATGGCGGCAGGGATGACTGTGTCGCTGGCACCGCAAGCCGTGGCGGAAGACAGGCACGGCGGCGGCCACGACAAGGCGCGAACGGTCGGGTACTACACGCAGTGGAGCGGCTACGGCCGGAACTTCCTGGTCAAAGACCTCGTGGCCAATGGCACCGCACCCCGCCTCACGCACCTGAACTACGCCTTCGGCTTCCTGGACGAGTCCGGCAAGTGCGTCAGCGCCGACACCTGGGCCGACTACCAGCGCCCGTTCACCGCCGAGCAGAGCGTCGACGGCACCGCGGACGTCGCGGGCCAACCGCTCTCCGGCAACCTCAACCAGCTCAAGCAGCTCAAGGTTAAGCACCCCAAGCTGCGCATCAACATCTCCCTGGGCGGCTGGACCGGCTCCAAGTACTTCTCCAACGCCGCCCTCACCCCCGAGTCCCGCGCCTCCCACGTCGCCTCCTGCCTCGACATGTGGCTCAAGGGCAACTTCCCCGACGCCGCACCGGGCGCCGCGGCAGGCGTGTTCGACGGCATCGACCTCGACTGGGAGTGGCCGTCGTCGGAAGCCGCACCCGGCAACGTCGTCCGCCCCGAGGACAAGCAGAACTTCACCGCGCTCCTGGTCGAGTACCGCAAGCAGCTCGGCAAGCTCACCCGGCAGACCGGCAAGCGCTACGACCTCACCGCGTTCCTGCCCGCCGACCCGCGCCAGGTGGACCGGGGCTTCGAGGTCGCCAAGGTCTTCGAACTGCTGACCTTCGGCACGATCCAGGGCTACGACTTCCACGGCGCCTGGGACCCGCTGACCAACCAGCAGTCCTCGCTCCGCACGCCCTCGGCCGACCCGACCGCGCCGCAGTTCAGCTCCCAGGTGGCGATCGACCACTACCTGAAGTCCGGCGCGCCGAAGAGCAAGGTCGTCATGGGCGTCCCGTTCTACAGCCGCGGCTGGACGGGCGTGCGCAACGAGAACAACGGCCTGTTCCAGCCCGCCACCGGCCCCGCGCCCGCGACCTACGAGGCCGGGTACGAGGACTACCGGATCCTCAAGGCACAACTGCCGAACTTCACCGTGCACCGGGACACCAAGGCCGGCCACGCGTGGCTGTTCGACGGCACGACGTTCTGGACCTGGGACGACCCGGTCGAGATGAAGCGCAAGGGCCGTTACGTGGCGGAACGGCGCCTTGGCGGCGCGATGATCTGGTCGCTCGACGGCGACACCGCCGACGGCGAGCTGATCAAAGCGCTCACCAGCGGACTGTCCCGATAG
- a CDS encoding NmrA family NAD(P)-binding protein, with the protein MTILVTGATGTIGGAVVRQLAAAGVPVKALTRNPARAVLPAGVEVVGGDLTRPGELPLAGVTAVFLLAAIESEDAVAHAEAFLASAPDLRRVVFLSSNAVTVKRPGSYELHYDVERVIEASGVEWTHVRPGEFMANKLIWARTIKAENVVRAPFPESVGAPVHEEDVAEVAVHALLRDGHAGKAYTLSGPEALTHVEQVAAIGRGLGRPITFERLTYGQARASLIRDEGLPYDVAEYLLGYMAQHNEEPASVTPDFTTVTGHPGRTLATWATDHTADLT; encoded by the coding sequence GTGACGATCCTGGTGACCGGGGCGACCGGAACGATCGGCGGCGCGGTCGTGCGGCAATTGGCGGCGGCGGGTGTGCCGGTGAAGGCGTTGACGCGGAACCCGGCGCGGGCCGTGCTGCCTGCCGGTGTGGAGGTGGTGGGAGGTGATCTGACGCGGCCGGGTGAGCTGCCGTTGGCGGGCGTGACGGCGGTGTTCCTGCTGGCGGCGATCGAGTCGGAGGACGCGGTGGCGCACGCGGAGGCGTTCTTGGCCAGTGCGCCGGACCTGCGGCGGGTGGTGTTCCTGTCGAGCAACGCGGTGACCGTGAAGCGGCCGGGGAGCTACGAGCTGCACTACGACGTGGAGCGGGTGATCGAGGCGTCCGGGGTGGAGTGGACCCACGTGCGGCCGGGCGAGTTCATGGCCAACAAGCTGATCTGGGCGCGGACGATCAAGGCGGAGAACGTGGTGCGGGCGCCGTTCCCGGAGTCGGTGGGTGCGCCGGTGCACGAGGAGGACGTGGCCGAGGTGGCGGTGCACGCGTTGCTGCGTGACGGGCACGCCGGCAAGGCGTACACGTTGAGCGGTCCCGAGGCTTTGACGCACGTCGAACAGGTCGCGGCCATCGGCCGGGGGTTGGGCCGGCCCATCACGTTCGAACGCCTGACCTACGGCCAGGCACGCGCCAGCCTGATCCGTGACGAGGGCCTGCCGTACGACGTCGCCGAGTACCTCCTCGGCTACATGGCCCAGCACAACGAGGAACCGGCCTCCGTCACCCCCGACTTCACCACCGTCACGGGCCACCCGGGCCGCACCCTCGCCACCTGGGCCACCGACCACACCGCCGACCTCACCTAA
- the upp gene encoding uracil phosphoribosyltransferase, producing the protein MDVLVVDHPLARARLTTMRDARTDNAAFRAALHELTVMLVYEATRDLPVAEERVHTPVARTTGYRLANPPLLVPVLRAGLGMADQAHKLIPDAQMGFVGLARDEETLQPTPYMESLPESLAGRPVFVLDPMLATGGSMAYTIRLLTDRGATDVTAICALAAPEGIKHLEDSGLPVRLVTASIDERLNDSGFIVPGLGDAGDRQYGAVH; encoded by the coding sequence ATGGACGTCCTCGTTGTCGATCACCCACTGGCCAGGGCGCGGCTGACCACCATGCGCGACGCCCGCACGGACAACGCGGCGTTCCGTGCCGCGCTGCACGAGCTCACCGTGATGCTCGTCTACGAGGCCACGCGTGACCTGCCGGTGGCGGAGGAGCGGGTGCACACGCCCGTCGCCCGGACCACCGGCTACCGCTTGGCCAACCCGCCGCTGCTGGTGCCGGTGCTGCGTGCCGGTCTCGGCATGGCGGACCAGGCGCACAAGCTGATCCCGGACGCGCAGATGGGGTTCGTCGGCTTGGCGCGTGACGAGGAGACCCTCCAGCCGACGCCGTACATGGAGTCGCTGCCCGAGTCGCTGGCCGGCCGTCCGGTGTTCGTGCTGGACCCGATGCTCGCCACCGGCGGTTCCATGGCTTACACGATCCGCCTGCTCACCGACCGCGGCGCCACCGACGTGACGGCGATCTGCGCCTTGGCCGCGCCCGAGGGCATCAAGCACCTGGAGGACTCGGGCCTCCCCGTCCGCCTCGTCACCGCCAGCATCGACGAACGCCTGAACGACTCGGGCTTCATCGTCCCCGGCCTCGGCGACGCCGGCGACCGCCAGTACGGCGCCGTCCACTAA